A region of Micropterus dolomieu isolate WLL.071019.BEF.003 ecotype Adirondacks linkage group LG01, ASM2129224v1, whole genome shotgun sequence DNA encodes the following proteins:
- the creb3l1 gene encoding cyclic AMP-responsive element-binding protein 3-like protein 1 isoform X2 — MMESILDSLTAEKLYPPGGTNLLDLEELSDGDFLTNVPFSGDQMDDFSSELFSSFFDDHLLERPLLADRHSPLHMDMDSSPEHSYSLSEDSAPQSPALSIKMDQESEFEWNFSQDLSAILVKQEEPDVVQRLDPQPLEGPPLILSPAPPHRGSPWKHTERSQDSVKPVAIKDEPREIGQYLGLPSDDALQLPPTPPSSNHGDSDGSLPPSSPHLPLLPSSPQTQQRPGGRASSSSSSSSSSAISSSPLLTAPHKLQGSGPLLLTEEEKRTLVAEGYPVPNKLPLTKSEEKALKRVRRKIKNKISAQESRRKKKEYVECLEKKVEGYTSENSDLWRKVENLETANRSLLQQLQKLQSLVSGKVVPRSCKMASTQTGTCLMMMAVCFVLVLGSFSPCLSPLSFLADNPSLSSSSSSSNPSSSPPLPSADLYATSQVRSRSLLFYNEGAPLEESLASSEGERLQSEGQSHIQTSRYTADAHGNQTTRPKLDRRETKPDGASEFF, encoded by the exons CCTTTCTCAGGTGACCAGATGGACGACTTCAGCAGTGAATTATTCAGCAGTTTCTTTGATGATCATCTATTAGAGCGGCCCTTACTGGCAGACAGACATTCACCTTTACACATGGACATGGATAGCAGCCCAG AGCACAGCTACTCTCTGAGTGAGGACTCCGCCCCCCAGAGCCCAGCCCTGTCAATCAAAATGGACCAAGAGTCTG AATTTGAATGGAACTTCAGCCAGGACCTTTCGGCCATCTTGGTGAAACAGGAGGAGCCTGATGTGGTTCAAAGGTTAGATCCTCAGCCTCTTGAAGGCCCGCCTCTCATATTAAGCCCTGCCCCCCCACACAGAGGATCGCCATGGAAACACACG GAGCGCAGTCAAGACAGTGTGAAGCCAGTGGCCATAAAAGATGAACCCAGAGAGATTGGACAGTACCTTGGCCTGCCCAgcg ACGATGCTCTCCAGCTGCCGCCCACCCCTCCCAGTAGTAACCACGGCGACAGTGAcggctccctccctccctcctccccgcACCTCCCTCTGCTTCCGTCTTCCCCTCAAACACAACAGAGGCCAGGAGGCcgggcctcctcctcttcctcctcctcctcttcctcagccATCTCTTCTTCACCTCTCCTCACTGCCCCACAT AAGCTCCAGGGTTCAGGACCCCTCTTGCtgacagaagaagagaagaggaccCTGGTTGCAGAGGGTTACCCGGTACCTAACAAACTTCCTCTCACTAAGAGTGAAGAAAAGGCACTGAAGAGAGTCCGACGGAAGATTAAAAATAAG ATCTCGGCTCAGGAGAGtcggaggaagaagaaggaataTGTGGAATGTCTGGAGAAAAA GGTGGAGGGCTACACGTCAGAAAACAGCGACCTGTGGAGAAAAGTAGAAAACCTGGAGACCGCCAACAG gTCTCTCCTACAGCAGCTCCAGAAGCTTCAGTCGCTGGTTTCAGGGAAAGTTGTCCCCCGCTCTTGTAAAATGGCCTCAACTCAAACAGGGACATGCCTCATG aTGATGGCCGTGTGTTTTGTCCTGGTGTTGGGCTCCTTCTCTCCCTGCCTCTCCCCCCTCTCCTTCCTCGCTGACAACCCATCtttgtcctcatcctcctcttcctctaatccctcctcctctccacctcTTCCATCAGCGGACCTCTACGCCACCAGTCAGG TCCGTTCGCGCAGCCTGCTCTTCTACAACGAAGGGGCTCCACTGGAGGAGAGTTTAGCGTCATCAGAAGGGGAGAGGCTACAGTCAGAAGGCCAGTCCCACATCCAGACCAGCCGATACACAGCTGACGCACACGGCAACCAGACAACTCGGCCCAAGTTAGACCGGAg AGAAACAAAACCAGACGGAGCCTCTGAGTTTTTCTGA
- the creb3l1 gene encoding cyclic AMP-responsive element-binding protein 3-like protein 1 isoform X1, with protein MMESILDSLTAEKLYPPGGTNLLDLEELSDGDFLTNVPFSGDQMDDFSSELFSSFFDDHLLERPLLADRHSPLHMDMDSSPDIQAEHSYSLSEDSAPQSPALSIKMDQESEFEWNFSQDLSAILVKQEEPDVVQRLDPQPLEGPPLILSPAPPHRGSPWKHTERSQDSVKPVAIKDEPREIGQYLGLPSDDALQLPPTPPSSNHGDSDGSLPPSSPHLPLLPSSPQTQQRPGGRASSSSSSSSSSAISSSPLLTAPHKLQGSGPLLLTEEEKRTLVAEGYPVPNKLPLTKSEEKALKRVRRKIKNKISAQESRRKKKEYVECLEKKVEGYTSENSDLWRKVENLETANRSLLQQLQKLQSLVSGKVVPRSCKMASTQTGTCLMMMAVCFVLVLGSFSPCLSPLSFLADNPSLSSSSSSSNPSSSPPLPSADLYATSQVRSRSLLFYNEGAPLEESLASSEGERLQSEGQSHIQTSRYTADAHGNQTTRPKLDRRETKPDGASEFF; from the exons CCTTTCTCAGGTGACCAGATGGACGACTTCAGCAGTGAATTATTCAGCAGTTTCTTTGATGATCATCTATTAGAGCGGCCCTTACTGGCAGACAGACATTCACCTTTACACATGGACATGGATAGCAGCCCAG ATATTCAAGCAGAGCACAGCTACTCTCTGAGTGAGGACTCCGCCCCCCAGAGCCCAGCCCTGTCAATCAAAATGGACCAAGAGTCTG AATTTGAATGGAACTTCAGCCAGGACCTTTCGGCCATCTTGGTGAAACAGGAGGAGCCTGATGTGGTTCAAAGGTTAGATCCTCAGCCTCTTGAAGGCCCGCCTCTCATATTAAGCCCTGCCCCCCCACACAGAGGATCGCCATGGAAACACACG GAGCGCAGTCAAGACAGTGTGAAGCCAGTGGCCATAAAAGATGAACCCAGAGAGATTGGACAGTACCTTGGCCTGCCCAgcg ACGATGCTCTCCAGCTGCCGCCCACCCCTCCCAGTAGTAACCACGGCGACAGTGAcggctccctccctccctcctccccgcACCTCCCTCTGCTTCCGTCTTCCCCTCAAACACAACAGAGGCCAGGAGGCcgggcctcctcctcttcctcctcctcctcttcctcagccATCTCTTCTTCACCTCTCCTCACTGCCCCACAT AAGCTCCAGGGTTCAGGACCCCTCTTGCtgacagaagaagagaagaggaccCTGGTTGCAGAGGGTTACCCGGTACCTAACAAACTTCCTCTCACTAAGAGTGAAGAAAAGGCACTGAAGAGAGTCCGACGGAAGATTAAAAATAAG ATCTCGGCTCAGGAGAGtcggaggaagaagaaggaataTGTGGAATGTCTGGAGAAAAA GGTGGAGGGCTACACGTCAGAAAACAGCGACCTGTGGAGAAAAGTAGAAAACCTGGAGACCGCCAACAG gTCTCTCCTACAGCAGCTCCAGAAGCTTCAGTCGCTGGTTTCAGGGAAAGTTGTCCCCCGCTCTTGTAAAATGGCCTCAACTCAAACAGGGACATGCCTCATG aTGATGGCCGTGTGTTTTGTCCTGGTGTTGGGCTCCTTCTCTCCCTGCCTCTCCCCCCTCTCCTTCCTCGCTGACAACCCATCtttgtcctcatcctcctcttcctctaatccctcctcctctccacctcTTCCATCAGCGGACCTCTACGCCACCAGTCAGG TCCGTTCGCGCAGCCTGCTCTTCTACAACGAAGGGGCTCCACTGGAGGAGAGTTTAGCGTCATCAGAAGGGGAGAGGCTACAGTCAGAAGGCCAGTCCCACATCCAGACCAGCCGATACACAGCTGACGCACACGGCAACCAGACAACTCGGCCCAAGTTAGACCGGAg AGAAACAAAACCAGACGGAGCCTCTGAGTTTTTCTGA
- the harbi1 gene encoding putative nuclease HARBI1 isoform X1 yields MSRSAAFLKHLHAQFRCTQRQQRLCYFSVYLLHVDVFGSFWIAAHSQRMAIPIAILDCDLLLHGRGHKTLDRFDLDSVSDNFLLTQFGFPREFILYLVELLREALCRRTQRSRAISPEVQVLAALGFYTSGSFQTSMGDTIGISQASMSRCVSNVTRALVEKAPQFITFIGGPSNREQSFEEFQRVAGFPGVLGVLDCVQVTIKAPNSEDSSYVNKKGFHSVGCQLVCNARGLLLSAETHWPGGLKDNEVLERSALYKQLQEIEEGWLLGDRRYPLKKWLMTPVDCPESPAELRYNLAHTATHEIVDRTFRAIQTRFRCLDGTKGYLQYSPERSSSILLACCVLHNASLQSGLDAWTLERTDPLEQPESLEQRPEDRDSQAEELRKQLILKHFS; encoded by the exons ATGTCACGCAGCGCTGCGTTTCTTAAACATTTACACGCCCAGTTCAGATGTACACAACGTCAACAGCGGCTGTGCTACTTTTCTGTTTATCTTCTCCATGTCGACGTGTTTGGATCATTTTGGATAGCAGCACACTCGCAACG CATGGCAATCCCTATAGCCATCTTGGACTGTGATCTACTCTTACATGGTCGAGGCCACAAGACCCTGGACCGCTTTGACCTGGACTCTGTCTCAGACAATTTCCTCCTCACACAATTTGGCTTCCCCAGAGAGTTCATCCTGTATCTGGTGGAATTACTCAGAGAG GCTCTCTGTAGACGTACCCAGCGGTCCAGAGCCATCAGTCCTGAGGTCCAGGTGTTGGCTGCTTTGGGTTTCTACACATCTGGCTCGTTCCAGACATCTATGGGAGATACTATAGGGATCAGCCAGGCATCAATGTCGAGATGTGTGTCCAATGTGACCAGAGCCCTGGTGGAGAAGGCTCCCCAGTTCATCACGTTCATCGG AGGTCCCTCCAACAGAGAGCAGTCCTTTGAGGAGTTTCAGAGGGTGGCAGGATTCCCAGGAGTTCTGGGGGTGCTGGACTGCGTTCAG GTGACCATCAAAGCCCCAAACAGTGAAGACTCGTCATATGTGAACAAAAAAGGGTTTCACTCTGTGGGCTGTCAGCTGGTTTGTAATGCCAGAGGATTGTTACTCAGCGCAGAAACCCACTGGCCAGGTGGACTCAAAGACAACGAGGTTCTAGAAAGATCTGCTCTCTACAAACAGCTGCAGGAGATTGAGGAGGGCTGGCTGCTGG GTGACCGTCGGTACCCGCTAAAGAAGTGGTTGATGACCCCGGTAGACTGCCCAGAATCCCCTGCAGAGCTTCGATATAATCTGGCCCACACTGCTACACACGAGATAGTGGACAGAACCTTCAGAGCCATCCAGACCAGATTCAGGTGTTTGGACGGCACCAAAGGATACCTACAG TATTCTCCAGAGAGGAGTTCATCCATCCTACTGGCCTGCTGTGTTCTTCACAACGCCTCCCTGCAGTCCGGGTTAGACGCCTGGACTCTGGAGAGAACCGACCCTCTGGAGCAGCCCGAGAGCCTCGAACAGAGACCTGAGGACCGCGACAGCCAGGCAGAGGAGCTCCGAAAACAGCTCATACTCAAACACTTCAGCTAA
- the harbi1 gene encoding putative nuclease HARBI1 isoform X2 yields MAIPIAILDCDLLLHGRGHKTLDRFDLDSVSDNFLLTQFGFPREFILYLVELLREALCRRTQRSRAISPEVQVLAALGFYTSGSFQTSMGDTIGISQASMSRCVSNVTRALVEKAPQFITFIGGPSNREQSFEEFQRVAGFPGVLGVLDCVQVTIKAPNSEDSSYVNKKGFHSVGCQLVCNARGLLLSAETHWPGGLKDNEVLERSALYKQLQEIEEGWLLGDRRYPLKKWLMTPVDCPESPAELRYNLAHTATHEIVDRTFRAIQTRFRCLDGTKGYLQYSPERSSSILLACCVLHNASLQSGLDAWTLERTDPLEQPESLEQRPEDRDSQAEELRKQLILKHFS; encoded by the exons ATGGCAATCCCTATAGCCATCTTGGACTGTGATCTACTCTTACATGGTCGAGGCCACAAGACCCTGGACCGCTTTGACCTGGACTCTGTCTCAGACAATTTCCTCCTCACACAATTTGGCTTCCCCAGAGAGTTCATCCTGTATCTGGTGGAATTACTCAGAGAG GCTCTCTGTAGACGTACCCAGCGGTCCAGAGCCATCAGTCCTGAGGTCCAGGTGTTGGCTGCTTTGGGTTTCTACACATCTGGCTCGTTCCAGACATCTATGGGAGATACTATAGGGATCAGCCAGGCATCAATGTCGAGATGTGTGTCCAATGTGACCAGAGCCCTGGTGGAGAAGGCTCCCCAGTTCATCACGTTCATCGG AGGTCCCTCCAACAGAGAGCAGTCCTTTGAGGAGTTTCAGAGGGTGGCAGGATTCCCAGGAGTTCTGGGGGTGCTGGACTGCGTTCAG GTGACCATCAAAGCCCCAAACAGTGAAGACTCGTCATATGTGAACAAAAAAGGGTTTCACTCTGTGGGCTGTCAGCTGGTTTGTAATGCCAGAGGATTGTTACTCAGCGCAGAAACCCACTGGCCAGGTGGACTCAAAGACAACGAGGTTCTAGAAAGATCTGCTCTCTACAAACAGCTGCAGGAGATTGAGGAGGGCTGGCTGCTGG GTGACCGTCGGTACCCGCTAAAGAAGTGGTTGATGACCCCGGTAGACTGCCCAGAATCCCCTGCAGAGCTTCGATATAATCTGGCCCACACTGCTACACACGAGATAGTGGACAGAACCTTCAGAGCCATCCAGACCAGATTCAGGTGTTTGGACGGCACCAAAGGATACCTACAG TATTCTCCAGAGAGGAGTTCATCCATCCTACTGGCCTGCTGTGTTCTTCACAACGCCTCCCTGCAGTCCGGGTTAGACGCCTGGACTCTGGAGAGAACCGACCCTCTGGAGCAGCCCGAGAGCCTCGAACAGAGACCTGAGGACCGCGACAGCCAGGCAGAGGAGCTCCGAAAACAGCTCATACTCAAACACTTCAGCTAA